In Anas platyrhynchos isolate ZD024472 breed Pekin duck chromosome 24, IASCAAS_PekinDuck_T2T, whole genome shotgun sequence, the following are encoded in one genomic region:
- the HTR1D gene encoding 5-hydroxytryptamine receptor 1D → MTQYNLSSEFSLQSSANKSLNFTETPLALDERTLLGLKISLSVLLSVITLATILANVFVVITIFMTRKLHTPANYLIGSLAVTDLLVSVLVMPISIAYTVTHTWAFGQVLCDIWLSSDITCCTASILHLCVIALDRYWAITDALEYAKRRTAGRAVLMIAVVWMISISISVPPFFWRQVKTHEEIAKCTVNTDQISYTIYSTCGAFYIPTVLLLILYGRIYVAARSRILKPPSLYGKRFTTAHLITGSAGSSLCSINAGLHEGHSHSSGSPVLINHVKIKLTDSILQRKRISAARERKATKTLGIILGAFIFCWLPFFVMSLVLPICQDACWFHPILLDFFTWLGYLNSLINPVIYTAFNEEFKQAFQKLIHFKKCLS, encoded by the coding sequence ATGACTCAGTATAACCTTTCATCAGAGTTCTCTCTCCAGAGCTCAGCAAATAAGTCATTAAATTTTACCGAAACACCACTGGCTTTGGATGAAAGGACACTGTTAGGGCTGAAGATATCCCTGTCAGTCCTTCTGTCTGTCATAACTTTGGCAACGATCcttgcaaatgtttttgttgttattacaATTTTTATGACTAGAAAGCTCCACACACCTGCAAATTACCTCATTGGCTCCTTGGCAGTGACTGATCTTTTAGTGTCTGTTCTAGTGATGCCCATCAGTATTGCTTACACTGTCACCCACACGTGGGCCTTTGGCCAAGTGTTGTGTGATATCTGGTTATCGTCGGATATCACATGCTGCACAGCCTCAATCCTACATCTCTGTGTTATTGCACTGGACAGATATTGGGCTATCACAGATGCTTTGGAATATGCCAAACGCCGGACTGCTGGCCGAGCAGTGCTCATGATTGCTGTGGTCTGGATGATATCTATTAGTATTTCTGTGCCACCATTTTTCTGGAGGCAAGTGAAAACTCATGAAGAAATTGCAAAATGTACAGTGAACACAGATCAAATTTCCTACACAATTTATTCCACATGTGGAGCTTTCTACATCCCAACTGTGCTTCTCCTAATCTTGTATGGTAGAATTTATGTAGCAGCTCGATCAAGGATTCTGAAGCCACCATCATTATATGGGAAACGATTTACTACTGCACACCTGATTACTGGCTCTGCTGGGTCTTCCCTCTGCTCCATTAATGCTGGCCTTCATGAAGGGCATTCCCATTCAAGTGGATCCCCAGTACTTATCAATCATGTCAAAATAAAACTTACAGATAGTATCcttcaaaggaaaagaatttctgctgcaagagaaaggaaagcCACCAAAACTTTAGGCATTATTCTGGgagctttcattttctgctggcTGCCATTTTTTGTCATGTCTCTTGTCCTACCAATCTGTCAGGATGCATGTTGGTTTCATCCCATCCTACTGGACTTTTTTACATGGTTAGGTTACTTAAACTCATTAATCAATCCAGTCATTTATACAGCTTTTAATGAAGAATTTAAACAGGCTTTCCAAAAACTAATACATTTCAAAAAGTGCTTGTCTTGA